The following are encoded in a window of Panicum virgatum strain AP13 chromosome 5N, P.virgatum_v5, whole genome shotgun sequence genomic DNA:
- the LOC120673736 gene encoding kinetochore protein NDC80 homolog, with product MRRGGGRRLPKSSLAPSAAEATPALDSSAIPIRNLNSAFSRRDSDAASLCSSHLASSVGAAPNFSDRATQAAALRVVNAYLAPSVTLRGPLPSARDIQAALRILLERIDFPPNEATFEDDLIQALRVLGCPYKITRSALKAPGTPHSWPPLLSVLHWLTIFAQYCDEEASSAAQAPSNDFMLYTTQGYRLFLEGDDAAVEALDEEYLSKAQMNGEAAMATLRAVDKEVQELEAEVNKLTSGPSRLEALEAEKEAFTADVHKFEAVMKTWQTKIDEREEEVVDLEKELESKVLDACRIAAENEELLKKVETQAVNVRDVERMHREMQAIERDIANAENGKAALEDKGWELDAKLVTKLEELEGLAEQCNQALKRLKPSIDFHYMINSKGSSPAEILGPGYKTVLKPALLAHSEENKRIAISNRAEFVDLQKELQESAKILEEERSNISSLQAKHDQMVARLKLLDREITNDDSRCTAEANRMKYELEKKYNDLSSAEKEADECLKNSEKRLQDAILKNDEETQAAARELLEIVDSIAEHKEFMEATIARRRKELYETADYIASLASKTSSPDPQI from the exons atgcggcgcggcggcggccgccggctccCCAAGTCCTCCCTGGCTCCCTCCGCGGCCGAGGCCACCCCGGCGCTGGACTCCAGCGCcatccccatccgcaatctcaaCTCCGCCTTCTCCCGCCGCGACTCCGACGCCGCCAGCCTCTGCAGCAGCCACCTCGCTTCCTCCGTCGGCGCCGCCCCCAACTTCTCCGACCGCGCCACgcaggccgccgcgctccgcgtcGTCAACGCCTACCTCGCCCCCTCCGTCACGCTCCGCGGGCCGCTCCCTTCCGCGCGCGACATCCAGGCCGCGCTCCGCATCCTCCTCGAGCGCATCGACTTCCCCCCCAACGAGGCCACCTTCGAGGATGACCTCATCCAGGCCCTTCGCGTGCTCGGATGCCCCTACAAGATCACCCGCTCCGCGCTCAAGGCCCCCGGCACCCCGCACTCGtggccgccgctcctctccgTACTCCACTGGCTCACCATCTTCGCCCAATATTGCGATGAGGAGGCCTCTTCCGCCGCCCAAGCCCCATCCAATGATTTCATGCTCTATACCACCCAGGGGTACCGCCTCTTCTTGGAGGGGGACGACGCCGCCGTTGAAGCCCTCGACGAGGAGTACCTCTCCAAAGCCCAGATGAACGGTGAGGCTGCCATGGCAACACTCCGTGCTGTGGACAAGGAGGTACAGGAATTGGAGGCCGAGGTGAATAAGCTCACCTCTGGTCCCTCGCGGCTGGAGGCACTGgaggcagagaaggaggccTTCACTGCAGATGTCCACAAGTTCGAGGCGGTGATGAAGACCTGGCAAACTAAGATAGACGAAAGGGAAGAGGAAGTGGTGGATTTGGAGAAGGAGTTGGAGTCGAAAGTGTTGGATGCCTGCCGCATTGCTGCGGAAAATGAGGAGCTGTTGAAGAAAGTGGAAACTCAGGCGGTGAATGTTAGGGATGTCGAGAGGATGCATAGGGAGATGCAGGCGATTGAACGTGACATTGCCAATGCTGAGAATGGGAAAGCAGCACTGGAGGATAAGGGCTGGGAGCTCGATGCTAAGCTTGTTACCAAGCTTGAGGAGCTCGAGGGGCTTGCCGAGCAATGCAACCAGGCCCTCAAAAG GTTGAAACCTAGTATTGATTTTCATTACATGATAAATTCAAAAGGGTCCTCACCTGCTGAGATTCTAGGTCCTGGTTACAAAACAGTTTTGAAACCTGCACTTTTGGCTCATTCTGAGGAGAACAAAAGGATCGCCATCTCAAATCGTGCAGAGTTTGTTGATCTACAAAAGGAGCTGCAAGAAAGTGCTAAAATCCTGGAGGAGGAAAGGAGTAATATTTCCAGTCTCCAGGCTAAACATGACCAG ATGGTTGCTCGTTTGAAGCTTCTGGATCGTGAAATCACAAATGATGACTCAAGATGCACAGCTGAGGCGAATCGAATGAAATATGAGTTGGAGAAAAAGTACAATGATTTGAGTTCTGCTGAAAAGGAGGCAGACGAATGTTTGAAG AATTCGGAGAAGAGGCTCCAAGATGCAATACTCAAAAATGATGAAGAAACTCAGGCAGCTGCGAGAGAGCTGCTGGAAATTGTTGATTCCATTGCTGAGCATAAAGAGTTCATGGAAGCAACAATTGCTCGGAGGAGGAAGGAACTGTATGAAACAGCAGATTATATAGCCTCTTTGGCATCGAAGACATCATCACCCGATCCTCAGATCTGA